One Malaclemys terrapin pileata isolate rMalTer1 chromosome 7, rMalTer1.hap1, whole genome shotgun sequence genomic region harbors:
- the LOC128840921 gene encoding uncharacterized protein LOC128840921, producing MRKRRRRRMRSKQVVNPFSPAARKFSSPWSQYPSKAGSPILKPEKAPLVQMFPHTFPISSPSLRLSQIRRRKKCTCDDMFSELMHSHPPRTDRAQLNAWRHSVAEARKELSECEEWRQDTMLRLIGEQMDIMNHLLELQESQQEHRPPLNPLYNCMPSSPSSISASPRCPRTRVGRLWAPSHSTPRMAHVTEGCHSNSLIFSVAT from the exons atgaggaagaggaggagaaggagaatgcGCAGCAAGCAAGtggtgaatccgttctccccggcagccaggaaatTTTCTTCACCGTGGAGCCAATACCCTTCCAAGGCGGGATCCCCAAtcctgaagccagagaaggcacctctg gtgcaaatgtttcccCATACATTCCCcatatcatctccatccctgaggttatcgcagattagaaggcgaaaaaaatgcacctgcgatgacatgttttccgaacTCATGCATTCACACCCcccccgcactgatagggcacagcttaatgcatggaggcattcagtggcagaggccaggaaagaattaagtgagtgcgaagagtggaggcaggacacgatgctgaggctaatcggggagcaaatggacattaTGAaccatctgttggagctgcaggaaagccaacaagagcacagacccccgctgaatccactgtataactgcatgccctcctccccaagttccatatctgcttcacccagatgcccaagaacgcgagtggggaggctctgggcacccagccactccactccgaGGATGGCCCACgtaacagaaggctgtcattcaaacagtttgatttttagtgtggctacataA